One part of the Pogona vitticeps strain Pit_001003342236 chromosome W, PviZW2.1, whole genome shotgun sequence genome encodes these proteins:
- the LOC140702908 gene encoding uncharacterized protein LOC140702908 has protein sequence MTRHGLHMKGVTQGRNHVNACHLSRRQRSHEGEKVYPCTECGKSFSQSSHLKSHQRTHTGEKPHKCLECGKSFSRSGTLRLHQRTHTGEKPHKCMECGKSFSRRDALRLHQRTHTGEKPHKCMECGKSFSQSGELRLHQSVHTGEKPHKCMECGKSFGKSSHLKSHQRTHTGEKPHKCFECGKSFSRSDHLRSHQRTHTGEKPHKCMECGKRFSQSSTLRSHERTHTGEKTHKCMECGKSFSRSAVLRLHQRTHTGEKPHKCIECGKSFSRSSTLRLHQRIHTGEKPHKCMECGKSFSWSSTLRLHKRAHTGEKPHKCLECGKSFSLSSTLRLHQRTHTGEKAHKCLECGKSFISTAELRLHQRTHTGEKPHKCIECGKSFSRSSTLRFHQRTHTGEKPHKCLECGKSFSCSDHLRLHQKTHTGEKPHKCLECGKSFSLSSTLRLHQRTHTGEKPYKCIDCTKSFVSSSALRSHQRTHTGDKPHKCLECGKSFSSNYALRLHQRTHTGEKPHKCMECGKSFSQSGDLKLHQRTHTGEKPHKCMECGKSFGKSSHLNSHQRTHTGEKPHKCFECGKSFISSGELRSHQRTHTGEKPHKCMECGKSFSWSSTLRLHQRTHTGEKPHECLECGKSFSWSSTLRLHQRTHTGEKAHKCMECGKSFSRSDHLRLHQRTHNGEKPHKCIECGYSFSWSSTLRLHQRTHTGEKPHKCLECGKSFSRSSTLKYHQRTHTGERPHKCMECGKSFSRSDHLRLHQRTHNGEKPYKCMECGNSFISSGELRLHQRTHTGEKPHK, from the coding sequence ATGACCAGGCATGGACTTCACATGAAAGGAGTAacgcaggggagaaaccacgtaaatgcatgtcacctcagtagacgTCAAAGATCACATGAAGGGGAGAAAGTATATCCATgtacggaatgtggaaagagcttcagtcagagtagtcaccttaagtcacatcaaaggactcacactggggagaagccacataaatgcttagaatgtggaaaaagctttagtcgcagtggtactcttaggttacatcaaaggacccacactggggagaaaccacataaatgcatggaatgtggaaagagctttagtcgcagggatgcccttaggttacatcaaaggacccacactggggagaaaccacataaatgcatggaatgtggaaagagctttagtcagagtggtgaacttaggttacatcaaagtgttcacactggggagaaaccacataaatgcatggaatgtggaaagagctttggtaagagtagtcatcttaagtcacatcaaaggactcacactggggagaaaccacataaatgctttgaatgtggaaaaagctttagtcgcagtgatcaccttagatcacatcaaagaactcacactggggaaaagccacataaatgtatggaatgtggaaagagatttagTCAAAGCAGTACCCTGagatcacatgaaagaactcacactggagagaaaacacataaatgcatggaatgtggaaagagctttagtcgcagtgctgttcttagattacatcaaaggactcacactggggagaaacctcataaatgcatagaatgtggaaagagctttagtcggagtagcacccttaggttacatcaaaggattcacactggggagaaacctcataaatgcatggaatgtggaaagagctttagttggagtagcacccttaggttacataaaagggctcacactggagagaaaccacataaatgcttggaatgtggaaagagctttagtttgagtagcacccttaggttacatcaaaggactcacactggagagaaagctcataaatgcttggaatgtggaaagagctttatttcaactgctgaacttaggttacatcaaaggactcacactggggagaaacctcataaatgcatagaatgcggaaagagctttagtcggagtagcacccttaggttccatcaaagaactcacactggggagaaaccacataaatgcttggaatgtggaaagagctttagttgcagtgatcaccttaggttacatcaaaaaactcacactggggagaaaccacataaatgcttggaatgtggaaagagctttagtttgagtagcacccttaggttgcatcaaaggactcacactggggagaaaccttataaatgcatagaCTGTACAAAGAGCTTTGTTTCAAGTAGTgcacttaggtcacatcaaaggactcacactggggacaaaccacataaatgcttagaatgtggaaaaagctttagtagCAAttatgcccttaggttacatcaaaggacccacactggggagaaaccacataaatgcatggaatgtggaaagagctttagtcagagtggtgaccttaagttacatcaaaggacccacactggggagaaaccacataaatgcatggaatgtggaaagagctttggtaaGAGTAGTCATCTTAactcacatcaaaggactcacactggggagaaaccacataaatgctttgaatgtggaaagagctttatttcaagtggtgaacttaggtcacatcaaagaactcacactggggagaaacctcataaatgcatggaatgtggaaagagctttagttggagtagcacccttaggttacatcaaaggactcacactggggagaaaccacatgaatgcctggaatgtggaaagagctttagttggagtagcacccttaggttgcatcaaaggactcacactggagagaaagctcataaatgcatggaatgtggaaagagctttagtcgcagtgatcacctcaggttacatcaaagaactcacaatggggagaaacctcataaatgcatagaatgtggataTAGCTTTAGTTGGAGTAGCacacttaggttacatcaaaggactcacactggggagaaaccacataaatgcctggaatgtggaaagagctttagtcgaagCAGTACCCTGAAGtatcatcaaaggactcacactggggagagacctcataaatgcatggaatgtggaaagagctttagtcgcagtgatcacctcaggttacatcaaagaactcacaatggggagaaaccatataaatgcatggaatgtggaaacagctttatttcaagtggtgaacttaggttacatcaaaggactcacactggggagaaacctcataaatga